From Candidatus Omnitrophota bacterium, a single genomic window includes:
- a CDS encoding glycosyltransferase family 2 protein: MPKKTAVIVINHNGRDHLQGCFQSLAEQGYTDFQAYLLDNASTDGSRDYTASAFPGVKIIALDKNYGFAGAYNIAADKIDAEYLVFLNNDTRVAAGWLDKLVAAVEKSPDTAIAGSKILFWDAPMAINSAGQKITPAGLSFDIGFGAKDQEEFNTPKTTGSICGASLLIKKSVFRELRGFDGNYFIFCEDTDLCWRAWLAGYKTVYAPQSIVYHKFGSLMGKRDSPARIFYIQRNSILTVIKNFGAARMARSLALILCYTAIKLVLFALQYKPANIKALFKGTFAIFPLLPSTFARRRSIQKNRKIPDRLLETENLMAGFTESFAEYLRVSRLYTGGK; this comes from the coding sequence CAGGGCTATACGGATTTCCAGGCCTATCTGCTGGACAATGCCTCGACCGACGGATCCCGGGATTATACTGCATCCGCCTTCCCAGGGGTCAAAATAATCGCCTTGGACAAGAATTACGGCTTTGCCGGCGCGTACAATATAGCGGCGGATAAGATCGACGCCGAATATCTGGTTTTCCTGAACAATGACACCAGGGTTGCTGCCGGCTGGCTGGATAAACTTGTCGCCGCTGTTGAGAAGTCCCCGGATACCGCTATCGCCGGGAGCAAAATACTTTTTTGGGATGCGCCTATGGCTATAAATAGCGCCGGCCAGAAAATAACCCCTGCGGGCTTAAGCTTCGATATCGGGTTCGGCGCCAAAGACCAGGAGGAATTCAATACGCCGAAAACAACCGGTTCTATATGCGGGGCAAGCTTATTGATCAAAAAGTCCGTCTTTCGGGAATTACGGGGATTTGACGGCAACTATTTTATTTTCTGCGAAGATACCGACCTTTGCTGGAGGGCATGGCTGGCAGGGTATAAAACAGTCTATGCGCCGCAGTCAATAGTATACCACAAATTCGGGTCGTTAATGGGCAAACGCGACAGCCCGGCGCGGATCTTTTATATACAGCGCAATTCCATACTTACGGTGATAAAAAACTTCGGCGCGGCTCGCATGGCGCGGTCTCTCGCGCTTATTTTATGCTATACCGCTATTAAGCTGGTTTTATTCGCGCTGCAATATAAGCCCGCTAATATCAAAGCCCTGTTTAAAGGGACATTCGCTATATTCCCCTTATTGCCTTCAACCTTTGCCCGCAGAAGATCGATACAAAAAAACAGGAAGATACCAGATAGGCTGCTGGAAACGGAGAATCTAATGGCCGGATTCACTGAATCATTCGCGGAATACCTGCGGGTGAGCAGACTTTATACCGGCGGAAAATAA
- a CDS encoding glycosyltransferase, whose amino-acid sequence MLSLVLYLLLIFALVWGCGGYFAFMRAVSVLCRKKRAIDQSYQPKASVIIPTHNEGLSISAKLDNILGQDYPKEDLQIIVADSGSSDKTVDLVRAYADKGVELLIQERRSGKGAAVIHALNYAKNGIVIVTDGNSFFDGQVLKPLLRNFSDPEVGGVTGRFFLKDNMKNAEASGSYSFREYENVLRGYESSVDSAVSLYGELFASRKELIVMDPANLTEDFEASISLVKKGFRLVYEPLAGIYEYAPSNVRDVLIQKKRVVIGTIQSLFKHRDMLFNPRYGGYGMVILPGHKLFPALGVWFIIALIFFTAIVWKALAFYLIVIGIVSAAICAGIAVSVSGRSRLVASGKYFLLLNLACFLAWMDYFRGNYGVNWEKMRSSRPEAGA is encoded by the coding sequence ATGCTTAGTCTTGTGCTATATCTTTTATTGATCTTCGCCTTAGTCTGGGGTTGCGGCGGTTATTTCGCTTTTATGCGCGCGGTCTCCGTTTTATGCCGGAAAAAACGGGCTATCGACCAGTCGTATCAACCCAAGGCCAGCGTGATCATCCCTACGCATAACGAGGGGCTATCTATATCCGCAAAACTGGATAATATACTCGGCCAGGATTACCCGAAAGAAGACCTGCAGATCATTGTGGCGGACAGCGGTTCTTCGGATAAGACTGTTGATCTGGTCAGGGCCTACGCGGATAAAGGGGTGGAGCTGTTGATCCAAGAGCGGCGTTCGGGTAAAGGCGCGGCTGTGATCCACGCGCTTAATTATGCGAAGAACGGCATCGTTATTGTTACCGACGGTAATTCTTTTTTCGACGGGCAGGTCTTAAAGCCTCTCTTGCGGAACTTTTCCGATCCTGAGGTCGGAGGGGTAACCGGCAGGTTTTTCCTTAAAGACAATATGAAGAATGCCGAAGCATCAGGGTCGTATTCTTTTCGGGAGTATGAGAACGTTTTGCGCGGGTATGAGAGCTCTGTTGATTCGGCAGTAAGCCTTTACGGCGAGTTGTTCGCCAGCCGCAAAGAATTGATCGTTATGGACCCGGCGAATTTAACGGAAGATTTTGAGGCTTCGATCAGCCTGGTCAAAAAAGGTTTTCGCCTGGTTTATGAGCCTTTGGCCGGGATATATGAATATGCCCCTTCAAACGTGCGGGATGTGTTAATACAGAAAAAAAGGGTGGTGATCGGAACTATCCAGAGCCTGTTTAAGCACCGCGATATGCTTTTTAATCCTCGTTACGGCGGGTACGGCATGGTTATTTTGCCGGGGCATAAATTATTTCCGGCACTGGGCGTTTGGTTCATAATAGCCCTGATATTTTTTACCGCGATAGTATGGAAGGCCCTGGCTTTTTATTTGATCGTTATCGGCATAGTATCCGCGGCCATATGCGCGGGTATAGCGGTTTCCGTTTCCGGAAGGTCCCGGTTGGTAGCGTCAGGGAAATATTTTCTTTTGCTTAACCTTGCGTGTTTTTTGGCGTGGATGGATTATTTCCGTGGGAATTACGGGGTTAACTGGGAAAAGATGCGCAGTTCCCGGCCTGAAGCCGGCGCCTGA